A portion of the Moraxella ovis genome contains these proteins:
- a CDS encoding Crp/Fnr family transcriptional regulator gives MAQNSHTNNSMKLNDISHQAHLLALESHPIFALLPNTQQGIDIKKSLLSMVSIHEYTKGEIVFLQHSPVVNLYFLLDGRVDCHRQLPSGQESLIAQYDSIGLINESVLWDWQKTDREDLSALQNKETIAAKHSALLSTKGGIHQLTATSRGTSLVASLCVESYFKTLDEFELGGLLKWFCECISKRLHRHIVSSDLLAFVQAKSKLSYYFITHYPIDKPFKMLCTQKQLAGQIGLRPETLSRTLKEMMAANLIKKEGATYQIIDIEGLLALVSE, from the coding sequence ATGGCACAAAATAGCCATACCAATAACAGCATGAAATTAAACGACATATCTCATCAGGCGCATCTATTGGCGCTAGAAAGCCATCCCATCTTTGCGCTGCTGCCAAATACCCAGCAGGGCATCGATATCAAAAAATCCCTATTGTCGATGGTGTCTATCCACGAATACACCAAAGGTGAGATCGTGTTCTTGCAGCATAGCCCTGTGGTGAATTTATATTTTTTATTGGATGGGCGAGTGGATTGTCATCGGCAGCTGCCCAGCGGCCAAGAATCGCTCATCGCGCAGTATGACAGCATCGGACTTATTAACGAAAGCGTGCTTTGGGATTGGCAAAAGACCGATCGTGAAGACTTATCTGCACTTCAAAACAAAGAAACCATCGCTGCTAAGCATTCGGCGCTGCTTAGCACCAAAGGCGGTATCCATCAGCTCACTGCCACCAGTCGCGGTACGTCACTCGTGGCAAGCCTGTGTGTGGAGAGTTATTTTAAGACGCTTGATGAGTTTGAGCTTGGCGGGCTGTTAAAATGGTTCTGCGAATGCATCAGCAAGCGACTGCATCGTCACATTGTCAGCAGTGATTTGCTGGCTTTCGTGCAGGCAAAATCTAAGCTGAGCTATTATTTTATCACGCATTATCCGATTGATAAGCCTTTTAAGATGCTATGCACCCAAAAGCAATTGGCGGGACAAATTGGTCTGCGCCCAGAGACTTTATCGCGCACCTTAAAAGAAATGATGGCAGCAAACCTCATCAAAAAAGAAGGCGCTACCTATCAAATCATCGACATCGAAGGGCTGCTGGCTCTTGTTAGCGAATAA
- the narL gene encoding two-component system response regulator NarL, protein MSQKIYTAENPAKLLLVDDHPMLRRGLSDLLNLEIDVSVIGQANHGGEALDFLAQHDVNLIVLDHNMPIMNGIETLKAVREREIDVKVLLFTVSDNLKDVQDALELGADGYLLKDMEPEEIIGNIRRILRGELVISPALAPILAAAMRKPNQSEATLDLTDRELQVLHMIKDGMSNKMIGNKLGIAESTVKVHVKHILAKIGLRTRVEAAVWAVNHLPS, encoded by the coding sequence ATGAGTCAAAAGATATACACCGCCGAAAATCCCGCCAAACTACTGCTCGTCGATGATCATCCGATGCTAAGACGCGGACTGTCTGATTTACTAAATCTAGAGATTGACGTTAGTGTCATAGGACAAGCCAATCATGGTGGTGAAGCGCTTGACTTCTTAGCCCAGCACGATGTCAATCTTATCGTATTAGATCACAACATGCCCATCATGAATGGCATTGAGACACTAAAAGCCGTGCGCGAACGCGAGATTGACGTAAAGGTGCTATTATTCACAGTGTCAGACAATCTAAAAGATGTGCAAGACGCGCTAGAGCTGGGTGCTGATGGCTATCTATTAAAGGACATGGAGCCAGAGGAAATCATCGGCAATATTCGCCGAATCCTGCGCGGTGAGCTGGTGATCAGCCCTGCACTTGCGCCCATTCTAGCGGCTGCCATGCGAAAGCCCAATCAATCAGAAGCCACGCTAGACCTTACCGACAGAGAATTACAAGTGCTTCACATGATCAAAGACGGCATGAGCAATAAGATGATCGGTAATAAGCTAGGCATTGCCGAATCCACCGTCAAAGTACACGTTAAGCACATATTGGCAAAAATCGGACTTCGCACGCGCGTGGAAGCTGCCGTGTGGGCGGTTAATCATTTACCAAGCTAG
- a CDS encoding histidine kinase, producing the protein MANNDTMSGILKRFDVHHSFVKRAWTMVMFITLIIAILGAMSFSLSKVAKMDAQAINQAGAIRMATYRISHALSIDAKGTPIDIQALNEDMLMRLSQLRNYQSLAGNQHDNIDQSLIKIENLWHDNLQPRLLSEDNIGFYESSLAYLTEVNNFVLDIQKRSEVRSQQQQYLHIGTLLLILTAMIIGMHELNKNALIPLKRLTEATNSYKQGSLKLASSNLSVKGYREINQLSDAMSAMLGTINTHQSQLKSEVRRTTAHLTQANQAIYALYNFAQKIVTGNLSSLQLQSLVKEFSTLLPNSEMSLCLHEEDNQNNIILSLSDKEIPEFCTPEDCDECQLKANNNTRIIPIEASGRRWGELLVNNAKESQLKIDVVNLDDNQFLPQEDLLIALANLVALALVSKEKKKQEQELILSEERNTLARELHDSIAQSLSYLKIQLSMLKTLMQQSQNSLDDETRALLSESHAKQAQLLTQMTEGLNAAYGQLRDLLTTFRLRIDGGDFNEILSATMDEFAQKGGFSTAFDNRILTVHLSASEQIDLLQIMREALSNILKHAKASHVSLALYQDSASQDVVMIIKDDGIGIEQSDKQKQGHYGLSTMGERAVNLGGMINISNAVPHGTQVSVRFMPQFFLKQSKSPRQEPKLNSWSDDEINTLTQALDDELNHQVTN; encoded by the coding sequence ATGGCGAATAATGACACGATGAGCGGTATCTTGAAGCGATTTGATGTTCATCATTCCTTTGTCAAGCGTGCGTGGACGATGGTGATGTTTATTACGCTGATCATCGCAATCTTAGGCGCGATGAGTTTTTCTTTATCTAAAGTCGCCAAGATGGACGCCCAAGCCATCAACCAAGCCGGTGCCATTCGCATGGCAACCTACCGCATCAGTCACGCCCTAAGCATCGATGCCAAAGGCACACCCATTGACATTCAGGCATTGAACGAAGACATGCTGATGCGCCTGTCACAGCTGCGCAATTACCAATCCCTAGCCGGCAACCAACACGACAACATCGATCAATCCTTAATAAAAATAGAAAATCTATGGCATGACAATCTACAACCACGCCTGCTATCAGAAGATAATATCGGCTTTTATGAATCGTCGCTGGCTTATCTGACCGAAGTTAATAACTTCGTGCTAGACATTCAAAAACGCAGCGAAGTGCGTAGCCAGCAGCAGCAATACCTGCACATCGGTACGCTACTGCTGATCTTGACCGCCATGATCATCGGCATGCACGAGCTAAATAAAAACGCCCTAATCCCCCTAAAACGACTCACCGAGGCCACCAACTCCTACAAGCAAGGCAGTCTAAAGCTTGCCAGTAGCAATCTGTCAGTCAAGGGCTACCGAGAAATCAATCAGCTCTCCGATGCGATGAGTGCGATGCTTGGCACTATTAACACGCATCAAAGCCAATTAAAAAGCGAGGTTCGCCGCACTACCGCACATCTTACGCAGGCCAATCAGGCGATCTATGCGCTGTATAACTTCGCTCAAAAAATCGTCACAGGCAACCTATCTAGCCTACAACTTCAATCTCTAGTTAAAGAATTCTCCACTCTGCTCCCCAACAGCGAGATGTCATTATGCCTACACGAAGAAGACAATCAGAACAACATCATCCTATCGCTGTCGGATAAAGAGATTCCTGAGTTTTGTACTCCTGAGGATTGCGATGAATGCCAATTAAAAGCGAACAACAACACACGCATCATCCCTATCGAAGCATCGGGCAGACGCTGGGGTGAGCTGCTCGTCAATAACGCCAAAGAAAGCCAACTAAAAATCGATGTGGTGAATCTGGACGACAATCAATTCTTACCTCAAGAAGATTTATTGATTGCACTGGCCAACTTGGTTGCGCTGGCACTCGTCTCAAAAGAAAAGAAGAAACAAGAACAAGAGCTGATACTGTCAGAAGAACGCAACACCCTAGCGCGTGAACTGCACGACTCCATCGCTCAATCATTATCATATCTAAAGATACAGCTAAGCATGCTAAAAACACTCATGCAGCAAAGCCAAAACTCGCTCGATGATGAGACTCGTGCCCTTCTATCAGAATCACATGCCAAACAGGCTCAGCTACTCACTCAGATGACCGAAGGGCTAAATGCCGCCTATGGACAGCTGCGCGATCTATTGACCACATTCCGCCTGCGCATCGATGGCGGGGATTTTAATGAGATCCTGTCTGCGACGATGGATGAATTTGCCCAAAAAGGCGGATTCAGCACCGCGTTTGACAATCGGATTCTGACCGTGCATCTGTCCGCTTCAGAGCAGATTGACCTACTACAGATCATGCGCGAGGCACTCTCCAACATCCTAAAACACGCCAAGGCCAGTCACGTAAGCCTAGCACTATACCAAGACAGCGCCAGCCAAGATGTCGTCATGATAATCAAAGACGATGGCATCGGCATCGAACAAAGCGACAAACAAAAACAAGGGCATTACGGGCTTAGTACCATGGGTGAGCGCGCCGTAAACCTTGGCGGCATGATTAATATCTCTAACGCCGTACCGCACGGCACACAAGTCTCGGTACGATTCATGCCGCAGTTTTTCTTAAAACAATCCAAATCACCACGCCAAGAACCCAAACTAAACAGCTGGAGCGATGACGAAATCAACACCCTAACTCAGGCACTCGATGACGAATTAAATCATCAAGTGACCAATTAA
- a CDS encoding MFS transporter encodes MATEATKQNLVLASSTIAFTVCFMIWMMFAVLGIPIQEALGLNETEFGLLAATPVLTGSLIRLPLGMMTDKYGGRIVFFVLMMATVVPIFLMSYATQYWQFLILGLFAGLAGGSFSVGIAYVAKWFKQERQGFAMGVFGAGNAGSALTKMVGPAIIAYGGWQFLPKVYAGIMLVTAIGFWFLSFDKKEHHTASNVSVASQLAVLKDPNVWRYSQYYSIVFGGYVALALWMTKYYVNEYGFTLQTAAFLAACFSLPGGVLRALGGWLSDKYSAHTVTWWVLWASFLFLFILSYPQTSLIVQTVDGERAFNIGLNSTVFTVLIFLLGIAFAVGKASVFKYLSDEYKDNMGAVSGVVGLAGGLGGFILPIMFGAAVDITGVRSSAFMIMFGVVWVSLIWIYISEVKPKMEEGHQAILKMKNQK; translated from the coding sequence ATGGCAACAGAAGCAACCAAACAAAATCTCGTGCTGGCGTCGTCCACGATCGCATTTACTGTATGCTTTATGATTTGGATGATGTTTGCGGTCCTGGGGATTCCCATCCAAGAAGCGCTTGGATTAAATGAAACTGAATTCGGTCTGCTGGCGGCGACACCAGTATTGACAGGCTCTCTCATTCGTCTGCCGCTGGGCATGATGACGGATAAATACGGCGGACGCATTGTGTTTTTTGTGCTGATGATGGCGACCGTTGTGCCGATTTTCTTGATGAGTTACGCCACGCAGTATTGGCAGTTTTTGATCTTGGGTCTGTTTGCAGGTCTGGCAGGCGGTTCGTTCTCGGTGGGTATCGCTTATGTCGCCAAATGGTTCAAGCAGGAGCGTCAAGGCTTTGCCATGGGTGTGTTTGGTGCGGGTAATGCAGGTTCAGCACTGACTAAGATGGTAGGCCCTGCGATCATCGCGTATGGTGGCTGGCAGTTCTTACCAAAAGTCTATGCAGGCATCATGCTGGTCACTGCCATTGGTTTTTGGTTCTTATCATTTGACAAAAAAGAACACCACACCGCAAGCAATGTCAGCGTAGCTAGCCAATTGGCGGTGCTAAAAGACCCGAACGTATGGCGTTATAGTCAGTACTATTCTATCGTGTTCGGTGGTTATGTCGCCCTTGCTCTGTGGATGACCAAATACTATGTCAATGAGTATGGATTTACACTTCAAACAGCGGCATTCCTAGCAGCGTGCTTTAGTTTGCCTGGTGGCGTACTGCGGGCGCTGGGTGGCTGGCTGTCGGACAAATACTCAGCCCATACTGTAACATGGTGGGTACTGTGGGCGTCATTCTTGTTCTTGTTCATTCTGTCTTATCCGCAAACAAGCCTTATCGTACAAACCGTTGATGGTGAGCGCGCCTTTAACATCGGCCTAAATTCTACTGTCTTTACTGTCTTGATTTTCCTGTTAGGCATTGCCTTTGCTGTCGGTAAAGCGTCCGTGTTCAAATACCTATCGGACGAATATAAAGACAACATGGGTGCGGTCTCTGGCGTGGTCGGTCTGGCAGGGGGCTTGGGCGGATTCATCTTGCCCATCATGTTCGGCGCGGCGGTGGACATTACAGGCGTGCGTTCATCAGCGTTTATGATCATGTTTGGCGTGGTGTGGGTGAGCTTGATCTGGATCTACATCTCGGAAGTTAAGCCTAAGATGGAAGAAGGTCATCAAGCTATTCTAAAAATGAAAAACCAAAAATAA